A stretch of the Capsicum annuum cultivar UCD-10X-F1 chromosome 10, UCD10Xv1.1, whole genome shotgun sequence genome encodes the following:
- the LOC107843605 gene encoding probable glycosyltransferase At5g03795 translates to MDFMNNYHPPSRFVWLIVVPLVLMVGYLGVQSSKGTVWVLSSDKKVASTNLSATVEAELAKDQLPKKDGLDVTRKEPQMNSSKKKLSNLERVEAGLGQVRAAIREAQSKNQTSNDPEYVPEGPCYWNPKAFHRSYLEMEKHFKIYVYEDGEPPVFHYSSSKGILGIEGILIHQIELSKFRTNDPEKAHVYFLPFSVFSIVSYVYVVDSHDWGPMKNTASDYIDSISRKYTYWNRSLGSDHFMLACHDWAPEISTVVPYLFKNSIRVLCNANTSERFNPSKDVTLPEIYLPQGTMKGLIGGPSPSKRSVLVFYAGGIHGYIRQVLMEHWGKKDDSDIEIHEYLPKNVSYYGMIRKTKYCICPSGYEVASPRMVEALYMGCVPVLLKDRYVAPFSDVLNWKNFAVEMTSKDIPNLKKILMSISQKRYIKMQRRGLQVRRHFVVNFPPKRYDVFHMILHSIWLRRLNIQVHDT, encoded by the exons ATGGATTTCATGAATAATTATCATCCTCCTTCAAGATTTGTGTGGTTAATTGTAGTGCCATTAGTACTAATGGTTGGGTATTTGGGTGTACAGAGTTCAAAAGGCACTGTTTGGGTCCTTTCTTCTGATAAAAAAGTTGCATCAACTAATCTTTCTGCTACTGTAGAAGCAGAATTGGCAAAGGATCAACTACCA AAAAAAGATGGCTTAGATGTTACAAGGAAAGAACCCCAGATGAATTCTTCCAAGAAAAAGTTGAGCAATTTAGAGAGGGTTGAAGCTGGATTGGGACAAGTGAGGGCTGCTATAAGAGAGGCTCAGAGTAAAAATCAAACATCAAATGACCCTGAATATGTTCCTGAGGGTCCATGTTACTGGAACCCCAAGGCCTTCCACag GAGCTACCTGGAAATGGAAAAACACTTCAAAATTTATGTATACGAGGATGGTGAACCCCCAGTCTTCCATTACAGTTCAAGTAAAGGTATCTTAGGGATTGAGGGGATTTTAATTCATCAGATTGAACTTAGCAAGTTTCGGACGAATGATCCTGAGAAAGCTCATGTTTACTTCCTTCCATTCAGTGTGTTTTCCATTGTAAGctatgtttatgttgttgattCTCATGATTGGGGTCCTATGAAGAATACAGCTTCCGATTATATTGATAGCATCTCCAGAAAGTACACTTATTGGAATAGAAGCCTTGGATCTGATCATTTCATGCTTGCTTGCCATGATTGG GCTCCTGAAATTTCAACCGTGGTTCCATACTTGTTCAAGAACTCTATTAGAGTACTATGCAACGCGAACACTTCTGAAAGATTCAATCCATCAAAGGATGTAACTTTACCAGAAATCTATCTCCCTCAGGGCACAATGAAAGGCTTAATTGGAGGGCCATCTCCGTCTAAACGTTCTGTTTTAGTTTTCTACGCCGGAGGCATTCATGGCTACATAAGGCAAGTACTAATGGAACACTGGGGGAAAAAAGATGATTCAGACATCGAAATTCACGAGTACCTTCCTAAGAATGTGTCATATTATGGCATGATAAGAAAAACCAAGTACTGTATTTGTCCTAGTGGCTATGAAGTGGCTAGTCCAAGAATGGTTGAGGCACTTTATATGGGATGTGTTCCAGTACTATTGAAGGATCGTTATGTTGCACCTTTTAGCGATGTGTTGAACTGGAAAAACTTTGCTGTTGAAATGACCTCAAAAGATATACCTAATTTGAAGAAAATCTTGATGTCAATATCTCAAAAAAGGTACATCAAAATGCAGAGGAGAGGTCTTCAAGTAAGGAGGCATTTTGTGGTCAATTTTCCACCTAAAAGATATGATGTTTTTCATATGATCCTTCATTCGATTTGGCTCAGAAGACTCAATATTCAAGTCCATGATACGTGA
- the LOC107843606 gene encoding threonine dehydratase 1 biosynthetic, chloroplastic codes for MEALHFTSVNSFNSSLRPEFTPSINSVIVPINTVKTKKKKTLIRAKATDILAEPLTAAARVETSSAPSAPLLRVSPSSLQCEPGYLIPNTPVLGSGGLVGYEYLTNILSSKVYDVAYETPLQNAPKLSERLGVKVWLKREDLQPVFSFKIRGAYNMMAKLPKEQLEKGVICSSAGNHAQGVALSAQRLGCNAVIAMPVTTPDIKWKSVKRLGATVVLVGDSYDEAQAYAKERAEAERRTFIPPFDHPDVIVGQGTVGMEINRQLKDNIHAVFVPVGGGGLIAGIAAYLKRVAPDIKIIGVEPLDANALALSLQHGQRVMLDQVGGFADGVAVKVVGEETYRLCKELIDGVVLVGRDAICASIKDMFEEKRSILEPAGALALAGAEAYCKYYGLKGENVVAITSGANMNFDRLRLVTELADVGRQREAVLATFMPEEPGSFKKFCEMVGPMNITEFKYRYKSDEERALVLYSVGLHTQLELEGMVERMKSVDLQTINLTDNDLVKDHLRHLMGGRTHVHNELLCRFTFPERPGALMKFLDAFSPRWNISLFHYRAQGDTGANVLVGIQVPQDEIDEFQGLADTLGYEYAVESLNEAFQLIMH; via the exons ATGGAGGCTCTCCATTTTACCTCCGTTAACTCATTCAATTCGTCCCTCCGTCCTGAATTCACGCCGTCAATAAACTCCGTCATTGTTCCTATTAACACCGTCAAaaccaaaaagaagaaaacacTCATACGTGCTAAGGCGACGGATATCTTAGCGGAGCCGTTGACGGCGGCGGCGAGGGTAGAAACGTCGTCGGCACCTTCGGCTCCGTTACTACGAGTATCTCCGAGCTCGTTGCAGTGTGAACCGGGATATTTGATACCGAATACTCCGGTTTTAGGTAGTGGTGGTTTGGTTGGATATGAATATTTGACGAATATATTGTCGTCGAAAGTGTATGATGTAGCTTATGAAACGCCGTTGCAAAATGCGCCGAAATTGTCTGAAAGGCTTGGAGTTAAAGTTTGGCTTAAAAGAGAGGATCTTCAGCCT GTCTTCTCATTCAAAATCAGAGGAGCTTACAATATGATGGCAAAACTCCCTAAAGAGCAGTTGGAAAAAGGGGTTATATGCTCATCAGCTGGAAACCATGCACAAGGTGTTGCATTATCCGCTCAGAGACTTGGCTGCAATGCTGTGATTGCCATGCCTGTTACTACACCAGACATCAAA TGGAAATCAGTGAAGAGACTGGGTGCTACTGTTGTTTTAGTGGGAGACTCATATGATGAAGCTCAAGCATACGCCAAAGAGCGGGCCGAGGCTGAACGCCGCACATTCATTCCTCCTTTTGATCACCCGGATGTCATCGTAGGGCAAGGTACAGTAGGAATGGAGATAAATCGCCAACTCAAAGATAACATTCATGCAGTCTTTGTGCCTGTTGGAGGAGGGGGTCTTATAGCTGGTATTGCTGCTTATTTGAAAAGGGTTGCCCCTGATATAAAAATCATTGGAGTTGAACCACTGGATGCAAATGCATTGGCATTATCATTACAGCATGGTCAGAGAGTAATGCTGGACCAAGTTGGGGGTTTTGCAGATGGCGTAGCTGTTAAAGTAGTTGGTGAAGAAACTTATCGTCTCTGCAAGGAATTGATAGATGGTGTAGTCCTAGTTGGTCGTGATGCTATATGTGCATCAATAAAG GACATGTTTGAAGAGAAAAGAAGCATATTAGAGCCTGCAGGTGCACTTGCTCTTGCTGGAGCCGAGGCATACTGCAAGTACTATGGCCTCAAGGGTGAAAACGTAGTAGCAATAACTAGTGGAGCCAACATGAACTTTGACAGACTTAGATTGGTGACTGAACTCGCAGATGTTGGTAGACAGCGGGAAGCTGTTCTTGCTACTTTTATGCCAGAAGAGCCTGGGAGCTTCAAAAAGTTTTGTGAAATG GTAGGACCAATGAATATCACTGAGTTCAAGTACAGATACAAGTCTGATGAAGAACGAGCTCTAGTACTTTACAG TGTTGGTCTTCACACACAATTAGAACTTGAAGGAATGGTGGAGAGGATGAAATCAGTAGATCTGCAAACCATTAATCTTACGGACAATGACTTGGTCAAAGATCATCTAAGGCATTTG ATGGGTGGTAGAACACATGTTCATAATGAGCTTTTGTGTCGATTCACTTTTCCTGAGAGGCCTGGTGCTTTGATGAAGTTTTTAGATGCTTTCAGCCCACGTTGGAATATAAGTTTGTTTCATTATCGTGCACAG GGAGATACTGGTGCAAATGTGCTAGTCGGGATCCAAGTTCCACAGGATGAGATAGATGAGTTCCAGGGACTGGCAGACACTCTTGGTTATGAATATGCAGTGGAGAGTCTCAATGAGGCATTCCAGCTTATAATGCATTGA